From a single Osmerus mordax isolate fOsmMor3 chromosome 6, fOsmMor3.pri, whole genome shotgun sequence genomic region:
- the LOC136944922 gene encoding LOW QUALITY PROTEIN: synaptotagmin-11-like (The sequence of the model RefSeq protein was modified relative to this genomic sequence to represent the inferred CDS: inserted 2 bases in 1 codon) — MAEITELRPTYDMSPVLAGFIGAGVLVIAVVMLVLLWTFCQRRYLRASGRYKLHGDRYCDSAEDPPYKFIHMLKGISIYPESLSSSKRIVRVARRAGWQGDRDRERGAGGRGMVLVDAENNVLDAPPQLQMSHLVPPAGQPQVERALPVRADYCCLESSSASSSENSSKTVSPFTPXPAAAEPEPEVNLGTLSLAVDYNFPKKALVVTIVGAQGLPAVDEQAGSSDPYVKMTIMPEKKHRVKTRVLRKTLEPVFDETFTFYGVAYSALPELTLHFLVLSFDRFARDDVIGEAVVPMAGLDPSTGRVHITQKISKRNVQCESRGELLVSLSYQPVSHRLSVVVLKARHLPKMDITGLSGNPYVKVNVFYGRKRIAKKKTHVKKCTLNPVFNESFIYDVPPELLPEISVEFVVVDFDRTTKNEVLGHLPLGLHSPCVSGATHWREVCENPRRQISKWHNLSEY, encoded by the exons ACATGTCGCCGGTGCTGGCCGGCTTCATCGGAGCCGGGGTCCTGGTCATCGCTGTGGTGATGCTGGTCCTCTTGTGGACCTTCTGCCAGCGCCGCTATCTCCGGGCGTCGGGCCGCTACAAGCTCCACGGCGACCGCTACTGCGACTCGGCCGAGGACCCCCCCTACAAGTTCATCCACATGCTCAAGGGCATCAGCATCTACCCGGAATCCCTCAGCAGCAGCAAGAGGATAGTCCGGGTGGCGCGGCGGGCCGGGTGGCAAGGGGATCGCGACCGGGAGAGGGGCGCCGGCGGCCGCGGGATGGTCCTGGTGGACGCTGAGAACAACGTCCTGGACGCCCCGCCGCAGCTCCAGATGAGCCACCTggtgccccctgctggtcagCCCCAGGTGGAGCGAGCTCTGCCCGTCCGCGCCGACTACTGCTGCCTGGAGAGCAGCTCGGCCAGCAGCAGCGAGAACAGCAGCAAGACCGTGTCGCCGTtcacccc ccccgccgccgccgAACCCGAGCCCGAGGTCAACCTGGGCACGCTCAGTCTAGCCGTGGACTACAACTTCCCCAAGAAGGCCCTAGTGGTGACCATCGTGGGCGCGCAGGGCCTCCCCGCCGTGGACGAGCAGGCGGGCAGCTCCGACCCGTACGTGAAGATGACCATCATGCCGGAGAAGAAGCACCGCGTCAAGACCAGGGTGCTGAGGAAGACCCTGGAGCCTGTGTTCGACGAGACCTTCACCTTCTACGGCGTGGCTTACAGCGCCCTGCCTGAGCTCACACTCCACTTCCTGGTGCTCAGCTTCGACCGCTTTGCCCGCGATGACGTCATCGGGGAGGCGGTGGTGCCCATGGCGGGCTTGGACCCCAGCACGGGCCGGGTGCACATCACCCAGAAGATCAGCAAGAGGAATgtgcag TGTGAGAGCCGTGGGGagctgctggtctctctgtcctacCAGCCGGTCTCTCACCGCCTCAGCGTGGTGGTCCTGAAGGCCAGACACCTGCCCAAGATGGACATCACCGGTCTCTCTGGAA accCCTACGTGAAAGTCAACGTGTTCTACGGCCGCAAGCGCATCGCCAAGAAGAAGACGCACGTGAAGAAGTGCACCCTCAACCCCGTCTTCAACGAGTCCTTCATCTACGACGTCCCGCCCGAGCTCCTGCCCGAGATCTCCGTGGAGTTCGTGGTGGTCGACTTTGACCGCACCACCAAGAACGAGGTGCTGGGCCACCTGCCCCTGGGCCTGCACAGCCCTTGTGTCTCCGGAGCCACCCACTGGCGAGAGGTCTGCGAAAACCCTCGCCGGCAGATCTCCAAGTGGCACAACCTCAGTGAATACTAG